The genome window GCCGGGCGACGACGTGATCGGCGGCTCGGTCGTGACCGGCGACGCCGCGGTCGTCGCCGTCGGGGAGGAGACGACCAGCAGTATCGACCGGCTCACCGAGACGGTCTGGGACGTCCAGAGTGCCGACCACGGCGTCGGTCGACGGGCTGACGCGCTCGCGGCGAAACTCACGCCGTTCGTCCTCGCGAGCGGGACCGTCGTCGGCTTCGCACTGCTCGGCCTCGGCCACGGCGTGGCGACGGCCGCGATGGGCGTCTTGCTCACGGTCGTCGTCGTGAGTCCGTGGGCGCTCGCGTTCGCCCCGCCGCTGTCGGTCGCCGAATCCGTAACCGAGGCGCTCGAGGAAGGCATCGTCGTCTTCGACGAGAGCGTCTTCGAACGCCTGCGAGCGGTCGACGCCGTCGTCTTCGACAAAACGGGGACGCTCACGACTGGAGCGATGGCCGTCCGCGAAGCCGACGTCGACGACGACCTTCTCGCGGCCGCCGCCGCACTTGAGACCCGTGCGAGCCACCCCGCCGCGGCGGCGATCGCGGCGACAGTCGACGATCCCCCCGGCACGGTCGAGGAGTTTCACACCACTGCAACCGGCGTTTCAGGAGTCGTCGACGGCGAGGACGTGCTCGTCGGCCACCCCGTCCTGTTCGACGAGCGTGGCTGGGACCTCGAGTCCGGGCTCGAAGCCCGCGTCGCCGACGTCCGCGAGCGTGGTCTGTTGCCGGTTGTCGTCGGCCGAAACGGCCGTGCCGAAGGGATCGTCGTGGTCGGGGACGAACCGCGGGCGAACTGGGAAAAGACCGTCTCGAGGCTCGACGAAAGCGGTGTCGACGTCGTAGTCCTGACCGGCGACGACGCATCGGCCGCCACGAGATTCGGCGATCATCCCGGTGTCTCTCACGTGCTGGCGGGCGTCTCGCCGGGCGGCAAGACGGCAGCCGTACGGCGGTTACGGACGACCGGAACCGTCGCGATGGTCGGCGACGGGACGAACGACGCGCCCGCGCTCGCCGCCGCCGATCTGGGGATCTCACTGGGCAGCGGCACGGCGCTCGCCTCGGACGCTGCCGACCTGGCGATCGCCGACGACGACCTCGCCGGCGTCGAGCGGGCGTTCCGGCTGGCCAACGCCGCGGGCAACAGAGTCAGACAGAACGTCGGGCTCGCACTCGGCTACAACGCCATCGCGATCCCCGTCGCGCTCGCTGGCGTGATGACGCCGCTGTTCGCAACCGGTGCGATTGCCCTGACCGCGGTCCTCGTCGGGGCGAACGCCTCCCGACCGTTGCTCGAGACCGCGACCGACCGCTGACCCGGGTCCGTCCGTCGGTACCGCCCCGACCGCGATCGAGACGGCGAGCGTTCGGGGATCTATTCAACAGTCCACACGTGGTATCGACGAAACACAGCGAGTGAGCCCCATCTCGAGGCGCTCAGTGCTCACACAGCCGCCACTCACCGGGGCCGCTGGACTCGATCACGTCC of Natrarchaeobaculum sulfurireducens contains these proteins:
- a CDS encoding heavy metal translocating P-type ATPase, with amino-acid sequence MSEPGADTSQCAVCGAIVTDAAADQPTETAALDADAFCSSGCRDVARTLSGPSGHALADHDIANESLAGPMASDDESLVRTHLRVDGTYSATCEAYLETLAESLEGVADASASYVTESIRVDHDPDRLSPTEVCDALSTLGYTAYLREDAAAEDGETGGTRRSREMTGMRKRRADDVLELRYIVGIVFGSFLLVPYVAVFYPVYLSAFSDWGVLVHYGDAFSEFEGVLYLPVFLVLTGAVLYLAGLPLLRGAYVSLKLRRPNTHLLAAFTIVAAYAYGTLAVANGQIDVYYDVTIVVAALVMAAVFYESTVKRRATDRLTDLTISQVDDARVLEGDGSTTTIPVADLESGDRVLVRAGERVPVDGTLEGGRCTMDEAVVTGESLPVSKAPGDDVIGGSVVTGDAAVVAVGEETTSSIDRLTETVWDVQSADHGVGRRADALAAKLTPFVLASGTVVGFALLGLGHGVATAAMGVLLTVVVVSPWALAFAPPLSVAESVTEALEEGIVVFDESVFERLRAVDAVVFDKTGTLTTGAMAVREADVDDDLLAAAAALETRASHPAAAAIAATVDDPPGTVEEFHTTATGVSGVVDGEDVLVGHPVLFDERGWDLESGLEARVADVRERGLLPVVVGRNGRAEGIVVVGDEPRANWEKTVSRLDESGVDVVVLTGDDASAATRFGDHPGVSHVLAGVSPGGKTAAVRRLRTTGTVAMVGDGTNDAPALAAADLGISLGSGTALASDAADLAIADDDLAGVERAFRLANAAGNRVRQNVGLALGYNAIAIPVALAGVMTPLFATGAIALTAVLVGANASRPLLETATDR